In the genome of Cronobacter malonaticus LMG 23826, one region contains:
- the pqiB gene encoding intermembrane transport protein PqiB produces MENKRGEAKIKRVKNWSPVWIFPIITALIGAWILFYHYSHQGPVVTLMTTNAEGIEGGKTTIKSRSVDVGVVESAVLTDDLHHVEIKARMNPGMEKLLYGDSVFWVVKPQIGREGVTGLNTLLSGSYIELQPGSKGSAPESYKLLDAPPLAPPDAKGIRVILDSSKAGQLNPGDPVLFRGYRVGSVETSTFDPQKRSISYQLFINAPNDRLVTSNVRFWKDSGIAVDLSSSGMRVEMGSLSTLFSGGVSFDVPDGWELGQPVAEKTAFTLYDDQRSIQESLYTKHIDYLMFFKDTIRGLQPGAPVEFRGIRLGTVAQVPFFVPGLHQAVTTDYRIPVLVRIEPERLANQIGEDPNIESHMHDLLKKGLRATLKTGNLVTGQLFVDLDFYPKAPPVTDMASFNGYPVIPTVSSGLAQIQQRLMDTLDKINNLPLNPMIEQATNTLSESQRTMRRLQTTLDNLNQLTSSQSAQELPADMQKTLRELNRSMQGFQPGSAAYNKMVADMQRLDQVLRELQPVLRTLNEKSNALVFESKEKKDPQPKRAKE; encoded by the coding sequence ATGGAAAATAAACGCGGGGAAGCGAAGATTAAACGGGTGAAGAACTGGTCACCCGTCTGGATCTTCCCGATTATTACCGCGCTTATCGGCGCCTGGATCTTGTTTTATCACTACAGCCACCAGGGACCTGTCGTGACGCTGATGACCACTAACGCGGAAGGCATTGAAGGGGGGAAAACCACCATCAAGAGCCGCAGCGTGGATGTGGGCGTTGTGGAAAGCGCGGTGCTGACCGATGATTTACATCATGTTGAAATCAAAGCGCGCATGAATCCTGGAATGGAAAAGCTATTGTATGGCGATTCCGTCTTCTGGGTGGTTAAGCCGCAAATCGGGCGTGAGGGCGTTACGGGGCTGAACACGTTGTTATCTGGTTCCTATATCGAACTTCAGCCAGGCTCGAAAGGCAGCGCGCCGGAATCGTATAAGCTGCTCGACGCGCCGCCGCTGGCACCGCCGGACGCGAAAGGGATTCGCGTTATCCTCGACAGCAGCAAAGCCGGGCAACTTAACCCGGGCGATCCGGTGCTGTTCCGCGGCTATCGCGTCGGTTCGGTGGAAACCAGCACCTTTGATCCGCAAAAACGCTCCATCAGCTATCAGCTTTTCATCAATGCACCTAACGATCGCTTGGTGACCAGTAACGTGCGCTTCTGGAAAGACAGCGGGATCGCAGTCGATCTCAGTTCCTCCGGTATGCGCGTGGAGATGGGATCGCTTAGCACGCTCTTTAGCGGCGGCGTCAGTTTTGACGTGCCGGACGGCTGGGAGCTTGGGCAGCCGGTGGCCGAGAAAACCGCTTTTACGCTCTATGACGATCAGCGCAGCATCCAGGAATCACTTTATACTAAACATATCGATTACCTGATGTTCTTTAAAGATACCATTCGTGGCCTGCAGCCTGGCGCGCCGGTAGAGTTTCGCGGTATCCGCCTCGGGACCGTCGCGCAGGTGCCGTTCTTTGTGCCTGGCCTGCATCAGGCGGTGACCACCGATTACCGTATTCCGGTACTGGTACGCATCGAGCCGGAGCGTCTGGCGAATCAGATTGGCGAGGATCCGAACATTGAGAGCCATATGCACGATCTGCTGAAAAAAGGCCTGCGTGCGACGCTGAAAACCGGCAATCTGGTGACCGGACAGCTCTTTGTCGATCTCGATTTCTACCCGAAAGCGCCGCCGGTCACCGATATGGCGAGCTTTAATGGCTACCCGGTGATCCCGACGGTAAGCAGCGGGCTTGCGCAGATCCAGCAGCGTCTGATGGATACGCTGGATAAAATTAACAATCTGCCGCTCAACCCGATGATCGAACAGGCCACGAATACGCTCTCGGAAAGCCAGCGCACCATGCGCCGCCTGCAGACGACGCTCGACAACCTGAACCAGCTGACCTCCAGCCAGTCGGCGCAGGAACTGCCGGCAGATATGCAGAAAACGCTGCGCGAGCTTAACCGCAGCATGCAGGGCTTCCAGCCGGGCTCTGCCGCCTATAACAAAATGGTGGCGGATATGCAGCGTCTGGATCAGGTGT
- the pqiA gene encoding membrane integrity-associated transporter subunit PqiA: MHERHHAGEHMLCPQCDLLVRLPALKPGQKAHCPRCDTTLVVEWAAPRQRPTAYALAALFMLLLSNLFPFVNMEAAGVSSEVTLLEIPRVLFNEDYASLGSLFMLFVQLVPAFCLVTILLLVNRVTLPPRLKIAMARVLFQLRSWGMAEIFLAGVLVSFVKLIAYGDIGIGSSFIPWCLFCILQLRAFQCVDRRWLWDDIAPMPTVSQPLKVGVAGIRQGLRACPCCTAILTGEEGRCPRCHTHGHVRRKHSLQWTVSLLVCSIMLYLPANLLPIMITDLLGDRMPSTIIAGVILIWNEGSYPVALVIFLASIMVPTLKMIALGWLCLDAKGYGRQERERMHLMYEVVEFVGRWSMIDVFVIAVLSALVRMGALMNIYPAWGAVMFAMVVIITMFAAMTFDPRLSWDREPDSSYEELPEHGK, translated from the coding sequence ATGCATGAACGTCATCATGCGGGCGAGCATATGCTCTGCCCGCAATGCGATCTTCTGGTCAGGCTCCCGGCGCTGAAGCCGGGGCAAAAAGCGCATTGTCCCCGCTGCGACACCACGCTTGTCGTTGAGTGGGCGGCACCGCGCCAGCGTCCTACGGCGTATGCGCTGGCGGCACTGTTCATGCTGCTGCTCTCCAATCTTTTTCCCTTCGTCAATATGGAAGCGGCGGGCGTCAGCAGCGAGGTGACGCTGCTTGAAATCCCGCGCGTCCTGTTTAATGAAGACTACGCGAGCCTCGGCTCGCTGTTCATGCTGTTTGTGCAGTTGGTGCCCGCGTTCTGTCTGGTGACAATCCTTCTGCTGGTCAACCGTGTCACGCTGCCGCCGCGACTGAAAATCGCGATGGCCCGTGTGCTGTTCCAGTTGCGCAGCTGGGGCATGGCGGAAATTTTCCTCGCAGGCGTGCTGGTGAGCTTCGTAAAGCTGATTGCCTATGGCGATATCGGCATTGGCAGCAGCTTTATTCCCTGGTGTCTCTTTTGCATCCTGCAACTACGCGCTTTTCAATGCGTCGATCGCCGCTGGCTCTGGGATGATATCGCGCCGATGCCGACAGTATCTCAGCCACTGAAAGTAGGTGTTGCCGGTATCCGCCAGGGGCTGCGCGCGTGCCCGTGCTGCACCGCTATCCTTACCGGCGAAGAGGGACGCTGCCCGCGCTGCCATACGCATGGTCATGTGCGTCGTAAACACAGTCTTCAGTGGACGGTCTCACTGCTGGTCTGCTCCATTATGCTTTATCTGCCCGCCAATCTGTTGCCTATCATGATTACCGATCTGCTGGGCGACAGAATGCCTTCCACCATTATCGCGGGCGTGATCCTTATCTGGAATGAAGGCTCTTACCCGGTGGCGCTGGTGATTTTCCTGGCCAGTATTATGGTGCCGACGCTTAAGATGATCGCTCTCGGCTGGCTGTGCCTTGATGCTAAAGGCTATGGCCGTCAGGAGCGCGAGCGAATGCATCTGATGTATGAAGTGGTGGAGTTTGTCGGCCGCTGGTCGATGATCGACGTTTTTGTTATTGCCGTGCTGTCCGCGCTGGTTCGTATGGGCGCGCTGATGAATATTTATCCGGCCTGGGGAGCGGTCATGTTTGCGATGGTGGTGATTATCACTATGTTCGCCGCGATGACCTTTGACCCGCGTCTCTCCTGGGACCGTGAGCCTGATTCAAGCTATGAGGAGTTACCCGAACATGGAAAATAA